The proteins below come from a single Candidatus Woesearchaeota archaeon genomic window:
- a CDS encoding 50S ribosomal protein L23, with product MAAGKSVRKEKIRIINYPLSTEKSIRLMESENKLVFSVAKKAKKPEIKKAVEEMFKVKVVKINTFVSPQGEKKAYVKLSDETPAMDIATQLGLM from the coding sequence ATGGCTGCCGGCAAATCAGTGAGGAAGGAGAAGATCAGGATCATAAATTATCCGCTCTCGACAGAGAAATCCATAAGGCTTATGGAGTCAGAGAACAAGCTGGTGTTCTCTGTGGCAAAGAAGGCTAAGAAGCCTGAGATAAAGAAGGCTGTCGAGGAGATGTTCAAGGTCAAGGTTGTCAAGATAAACACATTCGTTTCGCCGCAGGGGGAGAAGAAGGCTTATGTCAAGCTTTCGGACGAGACACCTGCCATGGATATTGCGACTCAATTGGGTCTGATGTGA
- a CDS encoding 50S ribosomal protein L3, translated as MASSVRPRRGSMGVWPRKRAKREYQRTRSWPVAKDAKLLGFAGYKVGMTHVSFVDPRKNSLSKGKTVRWPVTILECPPLKVHSIRFYKKKTYGLACIREIVAKTDRDLERKLPKSKDGSAELPQDASDYDDIRILAYTQPRLTGIGKKKPEVFEIAIGGSGDDKLKFARDKLGKEIPIEDVFADGSQVDMKAITKGKGFQGPVKRFGVTIRSHKAEKTKRGPANVGAWGMKGKRSWTVPHAGQMGYHSRTDYNKILLKISGKAEEVNKQGGFIRYGVVRNTYVLVKGSVPGPTKRLIRFNRPVRPNKKLEYGAMDISSISLKSNQGN; from the coding sequence ATGGCATCGAGCGTAAGACCGAGGAGAGGGAGCATGGGTGTTTGGCCTAGGAAGAGGGCTAAACGTGAATACCAGAGGACAAGGAGCTGGCCGGTTGCAAAGGATGCGAAGCTTCTGGGTTTCGCAGGCTACAAGGTCGGCATGACACATGTTTCTTTTGTGGATCCGAGGAAGAACTCATTGTCAAAAGGCAAGACAGTGAGATGGCCTGTGACTATACTCGAATGCCCGCCATTGAAAGTCCATTCGATAAGATTCTATAAGAAGAAGACATACGGGCTTGCGTGCATCAGGGAGATTGTCGCCAAGACAGACAGGGACTTGGAGAGGAAGCTCCCGAAATCAAAGGATGGCTCCGCTGAGCTGCCGCAGGATGCCTCTGATTATGATGATATAAGGATACTTGCTTACACACAGCCGAGGCTTACTGGGATTGGGAAGAAGAAGCCTGAGGTCTTTGAGATTGCTATCGGCGGATCCGGGGATGACAAGCTGAAATTCGCAAGGGATAAGCTGGGTAAGGAGATCCCCATCGAAGATGTTTTTGCTGACGGCTCTCAGGTCGATATGAAAGCGATCACAAAAGGGAAGGGATTCCAGGGTCCTGTCAAGAGGTTCGGTGTCACAATAAGGAGCCACAAGGCAGAGAAGACAAAGAGAGGCCCTGCCAACGTGGGTGCCTGGGGCATGAAAGGGAAGAGGTCATGGACTGTCCCTCATGCAGGCCAGATGGGCTATCATTCTAGGACAGACTACAACAAGATCCTCCTCAAGATATCAGGCAAGGCTGAGGAGGTCAACAAGCAGGGTGGATTCATAAGATATGGCGTCGTCAGGAACACATATGTGCTTGTGAAGGGCTCTGTGCCTGGTCCGACTAAGAGGCTCATAAGGTTCAACAGGCCGGTCAGGCCGAACAAGAAGCTCGAATATGGGGCCATGGACATATCATCAATATCATTGAAATCAAATCAGGGTAACTGA
- a CDS encoding toprim domain-containing protein, protein MDILEKEILDKWIIDVNETQTPLIVEGKKDVAALRNIGIRNRIFSLNKPLYSFVEQIVESTDSIIILTDLDREGKELYHKLKTGLERFGVKVDRRFRERLQKNTKISHIEGIDTYYQNL, encoded by the coding sequence ATGGACATCCTGGAAAAAGAGATTCTTGACAAATGGATCATCGATGTGAATGAGACGCAGACGCCTTTGATTGTCGAGGGAAAAAAAGATGTTGCAGCGCTCAGGAACATCGGGATAAGGAACAGAATTTTTTCCCTGAACAAGCCATTGTACTCTTTTGTCGAGCAGATCGTCGAGAGCACTGACAGCATAATAATCCTCACAGACCTGGACAGGGAAGGCAAAGAGCTCTACCATAAGCTGAAGACCGGGCTCGAAAGGTTCGGAGTGAAAGTCGACAGGAGATTCAGGGAGAGGCTCCAGAAGAACACAAAGATAAGCCACATTGAAGGCATTGATACATATTATCAGAACCTATAA
- a CDS encoding 50S ribosomal protein L2 yields the protein MGKNLIQQARGKGSTTYRAPSHRFKAKPGYKQVAEDKKVVGRIIDILHCPAHTAPMIQIRYDDATITYNMAPEGIKVGDTVEIGTETVLAAGNTMSLKSIPEGTMIFNIESQPGDGGKFVRSSGTAARILTKMENKIIVVLPSKKKKEFHPLCKATIGVVAGGGRPEKPFIKAGNHYHKMRAKNKLYPRVCGISQNAVDHPFGGKHSSKKGRPTIAPRFAPPGRKVGKLKPRRTGMKR from the coding sequence ATGGGAAAGAATCTTATACAGCAGGCAAGGGGGAAAGGGAGCACCACTTACAGGGCTCCGAGCCATAGGTTCAAGGCCAAGCCGGGCTATAAGCAGGTTGCTGAGGATAAGAAGGTGGTCGGGAGGATCATCGATATCCTGCACTGTCCCGCCCACACTGCACCCATGATCCAGATAAGGTATGATGATGCCACAATTACTTATAATATGGCTCCCGAGGGGATCAAGGTCGGTGACACAGTCGAGATTGGCACTGAGACTGTGCTTGCTGCAGGGAACACGATGTCACTGAAATCGATCCCGGAAGGGACGATGATTTTCAATATTGAGTCTCAGCCGGGTGACGGAGGCAAGTTTGTCAGGTCATCAGGCACAGCCGCCAGGATCCTGACCAAGATGGAGAACAAGATAATTGTCGTGCTGCCTTCGAAGAAGAAGAAGGAGTTCCATCCTTTGTGCAAGGCGACTATAGGTGTGGTTGCCGGCGGCGGTAGGCCTGAGAAGCCCTTCATAAAGGCAGGGAATCATTATCATAAGATGAGGGCCAAGAACAAGCTGTATCCGAGGGTCTGCGGGATTTCCCAGAATGCAGTCGACCACCCGTTTGGTGGCAAGCATTCGTCTAAGAAGGGAAGGCCCACTATCGCTCCGAGGTTCGCGCCTCCGGGCAGGAAAGTTGGTAAGCTTAAACCGAGAAGGACTGGTATGAAGAGGTAA
- a CDS encoding ribbon-helix-helix protein, CopG family: MSDLVHIRIGKELKKKIQELIDEGMFSNQSEITREALRDLLVKYKKIRRKDEDIQ; this comes from the coding sequence ATGTCTGATCTGGTCCACATAAGAATCGGGAAAGAGCTGAAGAAAAAGATACAGGAACTGATAGACGAAGGCATGTTCTCAAACCAATCTGAGATAACAAGAGAAGCGCTCAGGGATCTTCTGGTCAAATACAAGAAAATAAGGAGGAAAGATGAAGATATCCAATAA
- a CDS encoding 50S ribosomal protein L4 — MELKIFSLSNAEAGKMKMPAQFSEEVMPNLIKRAVLSLQSNARQPYGSDPMAGKRASAEVSRRRRKYRGSYGLGISRVPRKIFARRGTRMIWAGAFAPGTVSGRRAHPPKAEKIWSQKINKKENRKAIRSAISATIDRVLVTQRGHFAPDNYPFTVESKFEDLSKTKDVVEALQKLGFSRELERCSVKKVRAGKGKTRGRRYRKKKGPLLVVSKDCGLLKSARNITGVDVVTVNSLNAELLAPGTIPGRVTIWTDAALNRMEKESLFM; from the coding sequence ATGGAACTGAAGATATTTTCATTGTCGAATGCTGAAGCAGGTAAGATGAAGATGCCCGCGCAGTTTTCAGAGGAAGTGATGCCCAATCTTATCAAGAGGGCTGTGCTCTCTCTGCAGTCAAACGCTAGGCAGCCTTATGGATCTGATCCTATGGCAGGCAAGAGGGCGTCCGCAGAGGTCTCCAGGAGAAGGAGAAAATACAGGGGATCATACGGCCTTGGCATCAGCAGGGTGCCGAGGAAGATCTTTGCCAGGAGAGGCACGAGGATGATCTGGGCTGGAGCGTTTGCGCCGGGGACTGTCTCTGGAAGGCGGGCTCATCCGCCGAAGGCTGAGAAGATCTGGTCCCAGAAGATCAATAAGAAAGAGAACAGGAAAGCCATCCGGTCTGCTATCTCAGCGACTATCGATAGGGTCCTCGTGACACAGAGGGGCCATTTCGCTCCGGATAATTACCCGTTCACAGTCGAATCCAAATTTGAGGATCTGTCAAAGACAAAGGATGTCGTCGAAGCCCTGCAGAAGCTGGGTTTCAGCAGGGAGCTTGAGAGATGCTCTGTCAAGAAGGTCAGGGCTGGCAAGGGCAAGACAAGAGGTAGGAGGTACAGGAAGAAGAAAGGTCCTCTGCTTGTTGTCTCAAAGGACTGCGGGCTCCTGAAATCCGCGAGGAACATCACAGGCGTCGACGTCGTCACTGTCAACAGCCTCAATGCAGAGCTCCTGGCTCCGGGCACGATACCAGGAAGGGTGACCATCTGGACAGATGCTGCTCTGAATAGGATGGAGAAAGAAAGTTTGTTCATGTAA
- a CDS encoding 30S ribosomal protein S19, which translates to MAKKEFMYRGKTLDEMKNLSREELLEILPASARRKMKRGFTDQEKILLSNIKEKKSNIKTHCRDMVILPEMVGIMVKVHKGNDYVLVSINEEMIGHCLGEFAMTRKRVTHSSPGVGATKSSSNISVK; encoded by the coding sequence ATGGCAAAGAAAGAATTCATGTATCGCGGAAAGACTCTTGACGAGATGAAGAACCTCAGCAGGGAAGAGCTCCTTGAGATTCTGCCGGCTTCAGCCAGAAGGAAGATGAAGAGGGGCTTCACAGACCAGGAGAAGATACTGCTCAGCAATATCAAGGAGAAGAAATCCAACATCAAGACCCACTGCAGGGACATGGTTATCCTTCCTGAGATGGTCGGGATCATGGTGAAGGTCCACAAGGGCAATGATTATGTGCTTGTCAGCATAAATGAGGAGATGATAGGCCATTGCTTGGGTGAGTTTGCCATGACAAGGAAGAGGGTCACTCACAGTTCGCCTGGTGTAGGTGCCACAAAATCAAGCTCAAATATATCAGTGAAATAA
- a CDS encoding 50S ribosomal protein L22 — MSNFRYSFRDYDKNNMARVAGLDLAISTKHSIEISSFIRGMDLQKAKRCLEDVISKKKAVPFRRFNMDMGHKKGIGPGRYPVKAGGEFLKLLLSVEANAQSKGLNTGNLTLVHVSSHQASRPMKPGRHRGRVMKRSHVEIVVKEAEVSKERRPRKQKAVKNPEAPGQEENVRVSDAQQAGRKSEKDVSISQKKEKKQESDVND, encoded by the coding sequence ATGTCGAACTTCAGATATTCGTTCAGGGATTATGACAAGAACAACATGGCCAGGGTGGCCGGGTTAGACTTGGCTATATCCACAAAGCATTCGATTGAGATATCCAGCTTCATAAGGGGCATGGATCTCCAGAAGGCGAAGAGATGCCTGGAAGATGTCATTTCAAAGAAGAAGGCTGTCCCGTTCAGGAGATTCAATATGGACATGGGCCATAAGAAGGGCATCGGCCCGGGAAGGTATCCTGTGAAGGCAGGCGGTGAATTCCTGAAGCTGCTCCTGTCTGTCGAGGCGAATGCTCAGTCAAAGGGCCTCAACACAGGTAATCTGACACTTGTCCACGTCTCGTCTCATCAGGCCTCAAGGCCCATGAAGCCGGGAAGGCACAGGGGCAGGGTCATGAAGAGGAGCCATGTCGAGATTGTTGTCAAGGAAGCTGAAGTCAGCAAGGAGAGAAGGCCCAGGAAGCAGAAGGCAGTGAAGAATCCGGAAGCGCCCGGGCAGGAAGAGAATGTCCGGGTATCTGATGCTCAGCAGGCAGGCAGGAAATCAGAGAAGGATGTGTCTATATCACAGAAGAAGGAAAAAAAGCAAGAGAGTGACGTGAATGATTGA